A region of the Hydra vulgaris chromosome 12, alternate assembly HydraT2T_AEP genome:
aaagataataaacaaacaaacaaaaaaatttaattcgcttcatatgcatatacatattcaatacaatattaaaattaaataaagtacataaaaaattaaaaatacaaaattatttcgattttttttaaaaaaaatgagagaATGTAcgtaatgtttaaatttagtaagtgtttttttatagttcttttaaatgtagcaatagattttatttttttcatatttttgtcaaGAACCAAATTCCACAAGCGTGGTCATATAGTCGAGAAGTCAGATTTTTTGAGTGATGTTAGTGGGATGTAGTAATTACTCATTGAAtgtcttgtttcatatttatgattaattcgagtgaaacttttaaaaaatattttggaatcatttcattttgaaatttaaacataaataacaagttatggtatatatttagtttgtatacatttagagcatttatttccttgagtaacggctcgGCACATTCGTATCTACTTGTGCCCAAAACTAATctacttgcttgcttttgttttgtataaataatttttaagaaagataaatgattgtttgcccaggcaatattacaatagttaatatgactatgtataaatgaaaagtatacattttttaagcataaaatatttaaaagatgttttgtcTTGTACATAATCCCCAGAGTCTTTGAAACTTTGTTCTCAACtagctttatttggcttttccaattaAAATTCTCATCGAAAATTATTCCttgtattttcattgaaaaaactctttttattttgatattgttaattgttagtTCAGGTAATTTGAGTGGAAGGTTCTCGGATTTAGATGacttagcaaacaaaatatatttcgtttttttaatatttaaagaaagtttatttgcttCAAACCACTCATTAAGATATATTAATTCTgtgtttacaatataaaaaatattttttaaatttgagtcagaaaagaaaacatttgtgtcatcagcaaaaataatatacaaaaataataacttcaatGTTTCGATCAATTCATGCTGAAACTAGACTGAAACCTTTGACGTTGATACCAGCCATGGTattgttaataagtttttgcgaCAACCAACTTGTATTACTTTGCaatttttcatttacatttcTCAATGTTGAAATTCACAAGTTAATTGTGCAGCCAATTTACAGCGCTGCCAATGTCATCTGGCAGTTTATCATTATCAGAGAAAAATTGATTGATATTGATAACTTATCTGATATTGCCATTATCGGAGTATAATTTGATATGTTTATAAATGCAGTCTGGTAAGCCATAAATGAAGAACATAAATCGAAGTGATAAAAGAACCGATTATTTAGGGACGACTGGTCACCCTTTTCAACTCGAAAGTTTATGTTGGTTCAATCAAAACTCAAAATTGTGTCAACCAGATATTTACGATGAATGATGAACTACCTCCGTTATGATGGACTACTTTCGTTAAAATGTCGCGGGTTTCAATCAGATTTGTAAGGCAGCCTTTGTAATGTAAAAATCCATGTTAAGACTTTGATATTAGGTTATGCACTGTGTTTCATAATCCTATCTATGATAGTTCTTTACGTCACCTTGCACGATATAAATATGTGACACCAGCTTGTAGTAATAAGTATTgactttgtttccttttttgaGATTAGGCGTGACATTTGATTTGCGTTGAGATTTCAACACTCTTTACGGAGTCGTTAAACCTTAGCAAATAAAgttaatcaactttttttattttactatttaaaatcgttattaaatttactttcagATTAATCATTAGGGTATTTTTTCTGAAACGACGCTTTTGTTGTGCACGATATTTTGTGCGGTAATCATGCGGTTATGTGTGATAATCATGCAAATAATTTTCTGTATTTAATTGTTATCAGAATATGAAACTTCTTAATCTTTATAGATAAACATTTTATGACTAATTTTCATGACTActtaatttcaaaatgaaaaaagaaaacagaaaaaatcgaaaaaggtttggattttgaattaaatagtaCTGTGATCATGGACTCACAAAAACCTTAGAACTTGCAGGTTTTTATGAGTTTAAAGAACGATATTTTTCTCATCAAAATAgatttcattttcatattttataagaaagatattttttcatatttagatatcaattttatcatatttagaTATCCTAACATAATCACAAATATCAAGACTTAGTTACAAGCTTTAGTAATGTCATACgaacttttataaaactgtGTAAAGTCTTGTCATCGACAATCTTTGCTATTGGTTTCATAAAACacttattgtattttttcaggttttttcaataagtttagtCATATGAAGAAGCTTAAGAATGAATTATTTACacatcatatataaaaaaaggtgaaatataaaatattaataatgttttgtttttaattatagataCTAGGAATAAAGCAAGAATCAATAAcgtacaattaaataaaattcttcaaaaattttataacttttaactattttcaTTACACAAAAGACTTAACAAAGGTGGTTttatatgtttctttttttttgtgcaaaattaataaaaattaaactgtcaataaataaataacagaccaaatgattttttttttacttgagtaaacccagtgggcacaggacctaaataagacgtcttttgaacgtttaaaagacgtctaaaacgttcaaaagacgtttaaaagacgtcttttttacgtcctgtgcccactggtAAGTCTATAAATTATAACGCAGTAAGCAGAGCGCTCTGTTTGGTATTTGAGAAAGATAATACAGGATGGAGCACATTGTGCTctacaagaaaattaaaaattaaaagagtaaATAATCTGTACACAAAAGAATTATTGAACAATtatcaatttgaaattttttaataatatcgtTTATGCTTATGTAATGGCAttattaaattagataaatcattttatataaaaacaagaataaaCGAAATATAAACAACTTTAGGAGTCACTAAACAATTACAAAGATTTCcctttcattattttcaaatattatgctctttaatttaataacaaaatttataaactaattaaatgcATAGTTGTTAACTATAACAATTCAATTCTGATTTGTAGTGAAGATCACACGTTTGTGCACTGAACCTTTGATGACGTCATCGATTCCTGTTTTTCTGCTTTTCTAAAAAGGTTTTCTTCAAAAAACcgaattgattttaaattgaaaagaaaCTTTCGGAATTGCCAATTATACCAAACATTAACAATAGGATTTATTAATGCGGATAACTTTGCAAACAAAGCTGCACTTGTTGATACCATTGGTGGAATAGTACTGTTGAAAACAGATAAAAAACCTACAATTGCATATGGACTCCAAGCTAAGGTATACAAAATTGAGGATGTTGCACACATGTTGAAGTATTTCTTTTccaatccttttattttttcctgATACTCAATTAAAGAGTGTCTTTTTCGACTAGAAGAGTTTTGATTGACTATGGTCGCATACTTTTTACAATACAAGagaataaatattgtaaaaaacgGTAAAATgaaagcaaacaaaataacgcaaattatataagaaaaactatttttttgttctaaacGCCAGTCAAGGGAGCAGCGTTTTCCGTCAATGTCTTTAGCGTATTTTGACCATTTAAAAAGTGGAAAAACTGGCCAAATGATTCCGTATACGTaacataaaatcattaaaagtattgccaactttttttttgaaaatgtagcaatataaaaaacagGATATTTTATTGCCACAATTCTCGAAACTGACAGCACAAGAAAATGCATTAAAACAACGACAGCAAAAATAAACGTTAACAATGATGATCCTATACAAACCCATGATCCATTTCCAGAAGTTGTTACTTTTATGACGTCTAGCTGAGTAAGCAGATCAGGGATATATCCTAAAGTCACCTGCAAAATCTCACATACAGAAATACTTGCATTAAATAAAATCGAAATATTCATATAAGAATATCgttttttcagaaaagttaAAAGTAGAACATTCATTGTTAAcgtaaatattaaaactaaacatatatAAGTTGCCTCTAATGCCTTGCTCATTCTAATATTTAGCTTgtattaaaaaccaattttgtGTTTCAACttctacaaaaatttaaagattcatgtaaagttttaacattatttatctATAGATAATTATATAAGTAAGTTGTCAAGCAATATAGAAGATTATAGCGTTTAACTATCGGAGGCGTCACTTTAAGTTATTAAAGCTAAAtgatattttgttcaaaaatgtttaacgAAAAACGTATATGGGAAAGCAAAAGTTTTAAAGGCAAAAAGCATGTATGGGAAgcatgttttatattttcactagaataaaatattttaggtgataaaataaaaatactcttAAAGAATGAAGTTTCGAATTATTTAACGAGCAGTTGTGTAAATAACGgctttatataatactttaatcgtgataagtatttatttacatattgcGCGTGTAATCAGTTTTAATGATCGTTATACTCATGCAAATCCTCTCTTAATAGAAATGAATGTTGTCAATATAtaacaactaaacattttttatgtttctttgttttatgttcaaatgtAAAGTTTGACCTCGATATCATCCCATAACTTATATATGATCaagactaaataaatatatattttaatatatattttttttgccaacctaattctcattttaaatattttatttacattttgtatggttattttttacatatttgcaTAAACAGTGAAGACGGTTTATGACGACAGGACCACTCTATCGAGTATCCGTGTTCTTATATACGATTTATGTATaacgatgatttatttattcattttttatatactataacaagagcaacaaaaaaaaaaagagtatttgaTATTAAACAGTTTATAACGGTAGAATTATCCAAACTATACAGTAACATTCACTTTATACGTTGTTCCCAAAGTTTATGTTGTTCCCAATGTTACCCAGTGGGAATAGAgcgagcgactagctagctttatagcgattttctatcgatttttttttctggttttattttttcctaatgtctttaacatgtttaaaaaatcgatttttagtgttgagtctattataattatgagaataattgaactttaagcattgcgattttgtagcaatgtgtcgctagctacatatcgtaacTTTGTAGCTACCTacaaaaatatctacaaatctatagctggatGATAgctatatatcaaaatttttgaagcaGAAATTTTATTgcgatatgacgctagctacaatAGGTCTTTAGCCAGtgggtctttagcttattaagaaAGCTGTCTTCGAAAccaaattgctgtctttatcttaaaaatatcaatagcTTTTTACTAACTTGAAAAATGCttgcgatcctcgtggccaaatcgctgccAAAAACGTTGCGGTTATAGCTAGCTATTTGCTAGCCGCTTTCCCAATGGGTATGTAcctcaaaataatatttttttaaaagctaagTTATATGTAAAGCAgctgtaaataaagtttatactatattaataatttgaaatactATCCCTCTCCGCACCCACATCCCTAAAAATTCCCCCCTTCTCCGCACCTAAATTTCTAAAAtccctaaaaattaaaatctttttatcttaaaactcttaaaaatggAGGTCTGAAGTATCTCATAACagaaatatttagataaatattaaacaaaatgataTCTTTTTGAACAGgctttttaatcttaaataatatatatatatatttatatatatatatatatatatatatatatatatatatatatatatatatatatatatatatatatatatatatatgtatatatataaatacatatatatatatatatatatatatatatatatatatatatatatgtatattatttaagattaaaaagcCTGTTCAAAAAGAtatcattttgtttaatatttatctaaatatttctGTTATGAGATACTTCAGACCTccatttttaatggttttatatatatatatatatatatatatatatatatatatatatatatatatatatatatatatatatatatatatatatatatatatatatatatatatatatatatatatatatatatatatatatatatatatagtgtttgATTAAGGTAGGCAAGAAGACTAAAGCCCCGGGTCCCCCTATTTTTAGGGCCTTGattcaaaataaaagatttttttttataagaaacataaaataaaagattttttgaaaagagaAGGAATGGAGCCTTCGGCTTTAAAATATCCCCGGACCCATAAGCGTCCGGGGCTATTTtagttaaagatatttttttttttataagatacttaaatgtttatttatgagATAAATACtccaaatttatttatattcttattttatatggttctggtaATAGATCAAGAAATATTGactaagtatttaaaattttattaattatttttaataatgtacttgaaaataaaaaagctaaaatgaaaatgaaaaacaattataagTGAACATTTTTCTTGATAACCAATTTAAAGTACAAACTTTAAATTGGTTATCAAGACAAACAAAGtttgattcaaaaataataaataaagccACTTATTAAGCTTATAATTGATATAATCATTTCAAGCGCTTATTTACTAGCAATATATAGATAGGTtgtaatatacatttaaattaactgaaaaataaaaaagtaaatatattttaaatatttgtatattatatacaacacAATACGGCGgatataattaaactaattttaattattttattattttgaccTGTTAAACTAATTTCTCAATTAAACTTATAGTACTTTTGGtgctaaaaaattttaggtaaaaaataagttaattttacaTGTACTTTTATGATgatgtttaaaaatagtaaacctTTAAGATGttatagtactttttttttattaatgcataCTTCGGTTTCGGGATATCATTGACAAGAGTGATAAAGTTAGTCATGGGTCAAATATCAAGCAAAATTTGGCGGAATGTCTTACGTCTAATGAACCTTTCATAATATAGAatcaaacatgaaaaaaaaaaatggaattaaacaaagtaaatcTAAAagagttgaataaaaaaatgtaccaaTCAAATTTCCACAAGTTTAAAAACTGATACTCGCGGAAGTTTAAAATCCGCACCGAATGATATTGCattaaaagcaagaaaaaattttcagaacctgaatatgttaaaagttatctcgttgttttaaaaactaaaccaataattaaaaagtttgtcatAAAGTAATCTAGAAAAAAATGTGAACGCTATGAGACTTTGTTGGAATAATAAATTAAGTCATTCATATAATATTCCAACAAAGAGTTGTATTAGTGTGTTGTCGAGCTTCATAAGTTATTAAGCTCCGCAACacaaaagaaattctttttcaattatctAATTCTTATCTGATATCAATTAGCCTCAGTTCTGACAATGTCTActtgaagtaataaaaaattatgttaatttacgattaaaaacttttttacttaataatgcTTAAGAAATATAAATCTATTCACACTATTAAAAGTTTTGCAATTCTTAggcattaataaaataatatctttcagataataatattttataaaaataataataaataaattaatatctttcagatattaatttattaaaatttgagaaaatattatattttattaaattttcacgggaattttacaactttttaatggTGCTAGTCTTTAAAACGAAAATGTAGGTTGATgctagtatatatttaaaatattttctgtgttgtttttttttgtgttaaaaatacaatattagttttatctttcaaaatgtaaattaacATTTACGGCTCAAAAATACTAGGTTCAATCTGAACTCATATAGAGAGTAACATTGACAGTTACACACCAACAACAAAATCAAGGAAGTTcggaaattttatataactgattatattttttatcaatttatggCACCAATACTATTGGTAAACACGTAAAAATATTTAGTGTCGAAATTATTTTGTCACATcaatagataaaaaagtttttctaaagatCTATCAATATTATACTACTTACCTAACTTGTAACAATTTTAAGCATTGAACAAAGTGCGcgttattttaattcaaatcaCTGAGTCTTAGgtgttaaaaatttgtaaaattttaatactactATATTGTTTActtgtttttggtaaaaaaaaaaaaaagcctatgTTTTCTCTGaactttaccttttttttagacACACTCTCCTCctgtttgagtttttttaaacttcctCCACTTgatgatttgttttattttttatttttttgtggttattaaggtgctcctAGAAGTCCTTACAATCTTATCACAGAGTACCGGGGAAGAGCATTTAgctaggaagttcacgcctccttccttaccaatgttgcTTATTGGGTTAGAGCCGGCGTCGAACCTCTTCGAAACCTCGTTGAGCTTTTGGACCTCTTTGACCGTCTTGGACCGTCAAGCCTTGGACCTCTTGGTTTTGAGCCAGAAATCTAACCACTGCACCGCGGATAATTACTTTTTggtaaaaacatgttttgtttgATCTCTTTACTATgaatagtattaaaaaactcTGACGTCTTATTTCCTATTTAGAGTAGTTTGATCACACACAAGTAGTCGGaaacaaaattaatgaaaattgtttGCCATAAAACAAAGTTACTTCTAGCGTAACTagttttatttgcatatttattgCACTATTTCACCGGAAAATATTCCAATCATGATGCTTTTCGCATCATGATTGCAATATTATGTCAAAGTCTAgttatgtaaataaaagaaGCTTTGTGCtaaggtaaaaaagttttatggttACGTGTGGTCAgaaatttaatagttcaaaaGTTCAAGGTATGTCAactttaaactaattaaattaaaaaataagtaaaaagcAACCATTTGAACTCAAATGGTTGTTTTCCGACTTTACACAGGCTAGACGTTGGAGAAAATTGGATATGTAATATTTGggagaaaaatttataaaaagacacatttaaaatttttaaacaaatgactctaaatattaaacaatcaaaaaagaaagaaatacgCTATATACATTCTTATAACATCTCtcataatttaaatctttttaactttcaatgcaatgtttattttattttgattgatgttGCACATCTTTTGACAACATTCCCAGTATCTGATAAGGACAAGCTAAAATGacaaaagagttaaattaagtattgatttattttgtttaataaaaaaatctaaatgctATAATAAGTTGCCAATAACACCATCAACAAGAGAAGCGTTTAGCTAGCTACTTTGAGTTAGCATTTATTTGCTTGCCAGATAAACTGAGGCTGCtcagataaatttttttcccaaaaaagacaccaaaaaatcatttaaaaaacccatttgtaccaagataaaattttgaattttctataaaaacattttattatttaaatttaagacatgttttgaatatatatagttatgatcagttgaaatatatttgttaaaaatggtataaaatatagtatattgttgtaaaaataaacataataaaagttgataacaaactatatatttctattttgtCTCGgataagttctttaattttgttaattaaaaaaagtcctATATCCTGTTTTTCAGATAGGCATTTTTGATTTCAGATTTAAGATAATTCCGTGATTTAGTTTATTAATACTTTACAGAATAAATGCCATTTTAAacgtttgttttaaatgaatcgCAAGAAAACTGTACGTTACTGATCTTAGGTTATGAAAATGAATTGTATTAAGAAATTTATCactaataaaacttattagtaAGTTATTATGTAGATCGTTCCAGACAAAAGTACGATTTCTCTGTTTCCCATTTCTTTGGGCACTTCAAAAGATGttcaaaacgtttaaaagacgtctttgttacgtcccgtgcccactggattaaattaaatgattttgcaaaaaataattcttggaaagttatttaattgaatGTACGTTATTAGAAATTTACTTTAATTGCAGCTCATTACGTCAGTTTCAGCTCATTTTTACATCTTAATGAAAAGTTGCATTTgctgtttttgtctttttttagcaagtatcttgaaaataatctttttcatcttttttatcatttatgttttaaaattgcgtatcttaatttttttgaattttaattgattacctgtttcttttttaaatgaataaaagtgTCATGTTTTCCaatctaaataactttttagcactacttttaaagacttttatgcttctttgaattatttattttcatgttttttcaaagttgcCTATTTTCTGAGTCAATTATCAGTTTCCTAAAACATATGTTtaacgaatttttttatttggttgttttaaaactttttaaagcagttatataaaatcttagatatagaaaaaagattcgagcagataaatattttatttaactgataCAAGtgataaaattaaagttgtgtaaaaaaaaaaaaattattttattagcaattagtgtttaaaacaaattatgcCGCCATTTTTTTCTATCTGCCCTTTTCATTATTAGGATTTCAAAATGATaatattagaaattatattataaatcataatacttttatatcatattatattatattgaaatatattatattttattaaattatactatatttaatagttatattataattattaatattttaatttatcaaaatttgaaatttaatttctctaaagatatattttaataaagttggtatatttgataaaaaatttaatgcctTAATCACACttgtattaaaacttaagaaTTCTTTATCTGGAAGTTTCATTCAGACTATTTTCGATCGTTCAGTAAAAATGTCTTTGAATTTGTTCTGGGGAACAAATGAcatcctaatattttaaaattatttttccaatatattaacttaaagtaatgtttataattagaaattttttgtttttgtaattattactATGTTATTACTATGTTAATACTCTATTGTTACAacgttattattaaaattaaaatttatattttataatagaaaagCAACcacaaataactaaaataatgttattctaGGGTtctaacccaacccaacccaacccagCTCTACTTGGTTccaatttaataactttatagtGAGCAGTATTTGTTCCCTATTAAACAGAACgtaattccaaactttttttagttattttattgtcTTTCATCcatttaatttatgatttttgttGCTTCACTCAACTGAACCTTTAGTTTAAGGATGTTAAGGTttggtttaataataatccTCTCAAATAACTCAGGTAGTAATTTCTTTTCCATTTTCTTACAGTAAAATATTTGGAGCCCCTAAGTCAagaaaaatactatttaattcTTGGAAGCATcagatgcatttttttttattagcgtAAACAAAACTCTATAATCTGTTAAGTGTTATTGATAgtgaaaataaactta
Encoded here:
- the LOC105848929 gene encoding opsin-VA-like, with product MSKALEATYICLVLIFTLTMNVLLLTFLKKRYSYMNISILFNASISVCEILQVTLGYIPDLLTQLDVIKVTTSGNGSWVCIGSSLLTFIFAVVVLMHFLVLSVSRIVAIKYPVFYIATFSKKKLAILLMILCYVYGIIWPVFPLFKWSKYAKDIDGKRCSLDWRLEQKNSFSYIICVILFAFILPFFTIFILLYCKKYATIVNQNSSSRKRHSLIEYQEKIKGLEKKYFNMCATSSILYTLAWSPYAIVGFLSVFNSTIPPMVSTSAALFAKLSALINPIVNVWYNWQFRKFLFNLKSIRFFEENLFRKAEKQESMTSSKVQCTNV